In Aequorivita sp. H23M31, a single window of DNA contains:
- a CDS encoding FtsK/SpoIIIE family DNA translocase, protein MAKKKKKTTSSPRTKMRFSLSKQQKILLGSFLFLLGLALLLSFISYFFTWQADQSDIGTLGDRELQADNWLNKFGAHIGHFFIHQGFGVASFIIAFLVGLTGVYYFFDYAKKQLVKFWFWGLLLMLWISIFFGFFDGKATILSGTVGFETNDYMQDYIGLVGTILIMTFILIFYLVVRLKLTPDMAINAVKISKKQIKDDFGTVNKRITPIEQETKHKISTSQLIAEEDEEEEETEVELELSKKEKPTPPPPVEKIILKSDVESDVEMEVEQAPEEEEVESISEKLVKDFGEFDPRLDLSNYRFPSIELLRDHTSGSGITIDQEELEENKNRIVETLSNYKIGIASIKATVGPTVTLYEIVPDAGIRISKIKNLEDDIALSLSALGIRIIAPIPGRGTIGIEVPNKNPKTVSMRSVIASSKFQGAEMELPIAFGKTISNETFVVDLAKMPHMLMAGATGQGKSVGLNAVLTSLLYKKHPAEVKFILVDPKKVELTLFNKIERHYLAKLPDTDEAIITDTNKVINTLNSLCIEMDNRYDLLKDAMVRNIKEYNTKFKNRKLNPNDGHHYLPYIVLVIDEFADLIMTAGKEVETPIARLAQLARAIGIHLIIATQRPSVNVITGIIKANFPARLAFRVTSKIDSRTILDNSGADQLIGRGDMLFTQGNELTRLQCAFVDTPEVADITDFIGSQKAYPDAYLLPEYVGEEGGTTLDNNVDERDALFREAAEVLVIAQQGSASLLQRKLKLGYNRAGRIIDQMEAAGIVGPFEGSKARQVLVPTLDALNQLIDNEN, encoded by the coding sequence ATGGCCAAAAAAAAGAAAAAAACAACCAGTTCACCACGAACAAAGATGAGGTTTTCCCTTTCAAAACAGCAAAAAATTTTGTTGGGCAGCTTCCTATTTTTGTTGGGATTGGCGCTTTTGCTTTCTTTTATCTCATACTTTTTCACTTGGCAAGCGGATCAAAGTGATATTGGGACGCTAGGTGACCGTGAACTGCAGGCCGACAACTGGTTAAACAAATTTGGAGCTCATATCGGTCACTTTTTTATCCATCAAGGATTTGGAGTTGCCTCATTTATCATTGCTTTCCTCGTTGGACTTACAGGAGTTTATTATTTCTTCGATTACGCTAAAAAACAATTGGTAAAATTCTGGTTCTGGGGCTTACTTCTGATGCTTTGGATTTCCATTTTCTTTGGTTTTTTTGATGGCAAAGCTACCATCCTGAGTGGTACCGTCGGTTTTGAAACCAACGATTATATGCAGGATTATATAGGTTTGGTGGGAACCATTTTAATCATGACCTTTATTCTTATTTTCTATTTGGTTGTACGGTTAAAACTTACACCAGATATGGCCATAAACGCGGTCAAAATTTCCAAAAAACAAATAAAGGATGATTTTGGCACAGTAAATAAAAGAATTACGCCCATTGAACAGGAAACAAAACACAAAATATCCACATCGCAATTAATCGCCGAGGAAGATGAGGAAGAAGAAGAAACTGAGGTTGAGTTAGAGCTGTCTAAAAAGGAGAAACCAACTCCTCCTCCACCTGTTGAGAAAATTATTCTGAAGTCCGATGTGGAAAGTGATGTGGAAATGGAAGTGGAACAGGCACCTGAAGAAGAAGAGGTTGAAAGTATTAGTGAAAAATTGGTAAAGGATTTCGGTGAATTCGATCCCCGTCTAGATCTTAGTAATTATCGCTTTCCGAGTATTGAACTATTGCGCGATCACACCTCAGGCAGTGGAATTACCATTGATCAAGAGGAACTAGAGGAAAACAAAAATAGAATTGTCGAGACCCTCAGCAACTATAAAATTGGAATCGCCAGTATAAAAGCCACTGTTGGACCTACGGTTACTTTATATGAAATTGTACCCGATGCTGGAATTAGAATCTCAAAAATCAAAAATCTGGAGGACGATATAGCATTGTCCCTTTCAGCATTGGGAATTCGTATTATTGCTCCCATCCCAGGTCGCGGTACCATAGGAATTGAAGTACCAAATAAAAATCCAAAAACCGTTTCAATGCGGTCGGTAATTGCTTCGTCAAAATTTCAAGGAGCAGAAATGGAACTTCCCATAGCTTTTGGAAAAACCATAAGCAACGAGACCTTTGTGGTGGACCTTGCAAAAATGCCGCACATGCTTATGGCCGGTGCCACAGGACAAGGAAAATCGGTTGGATTAAACGCGGTCCTTACTTCCTTGCTTTATAAAAAGCATCCTGCAGAAGTGAAGTTTATTTTGGTTGACCCGAAAAAAGTAGAGCTTACTTTGTTCAACAAAATTGAACGCCATTATCTGGCAAAACTGCCTGATACGGATGAAGCTATTATTACAGACACCAATAAAGTAATCAATACCTTAAATTCTTTATGTATCGAGATGGACAATCGTTACGACCTTCTTAAGGATGCGATGGTACGAAACATTAAGGAATACAATACCAAATTTAAAAACCGAAAGTTAAATCCTAACGATGGGCATCATTATCTACCGTACATAGTATTGGTTATTGACGAATTCGCCGATCTGATTATGACTGCAGGTAAAGAGGTGGAAACTCCCATTGCCCGTCTTGCCCAACTTGCACGAGCCATCGGTATCCATTTGATTATCGCCACTCAACGTCCATCCGTCAACGTAATTACTGGGATAATAAAGGCAAACTTCCCTGCACGATTGGCTTTTAGGGTAACAAGTAAAATAGATTCCAGGACCATTTTGGACAACAGCGGAGCCGACCAACTTATTGGCCGGGGAGATATGCTCTTTACCCAGGGAAATGAACTTACAAGGTTACAATGTGCCTTCGTGGATACTCCCGAAGTGGCCGATATAACCGATTTTATCGGTTCGCAAAAAGCATATCCCGATGCTTATCTTCTTCCTGAATATGTGGGAGAAGAGGGTGGCACAACTCTTGATAATAACGTGGACGAACGCGATGCTCTGTTCCGCGAAGCCGCAGAGGTCCTGGTTATTGCCCAACAAGGATCTGCATCCTTGCTCCAGCGTAAATTAAAATTGGGCTATAACAGGGCGGGAAGAATAATCGACCAGATGGAAGCTGCAGGAATTGTGGGACCTTTTGAAGGAAGTAAGGCTCGTCAAGTACTTGTTCCCACACTAGATGCTCTGAATCAACTAATAGATAATGAAAATTAA
- a CDS encoding LolA family protein codes for MKKYGILLIALLTITFSQAQDAKTLLREVSEKVKSYDNITIDFKYNLNNSKENVNQDTRGDVTLEGDKYVLNMLGTTRIFDGKNIYTIVPEDEEVTISTYNPKNDKEITPSKMLTFYEKGYTYKMDIEQNVKGRKIQFVKLIPIDSKAEIKDILLGIDVQTKHIYKLIQTDSNGTSYTLTVNSFKTNQPLSKTLFTFDEAKYKKDGYYINKL; via the coding sequence ATGAAAAAATACGGTATTCTTTTAATTGCTCTTTTAACAATCACGTTTTCCCAAGCCCAAGATGCAAAAACATTGCTTCGAGAGGTTTCGGAAAAAGTAAAAAGCTACGACAACATTACCATTGACTTTAAATATAATTTAAACAATTCCAAAGAAAATGTAAACCAGGATACACGTGGTGATGTGACCTTAGAAGGTGATAAATATGTTTTGAACATGTTGGGTACAACTCGAATCTTTGACGGAAAAAACATTTATACTATTGTGCCGGAAGATGAAGAGGTTACCATCTCAACTTATAACCCTAAAAACGATAAGGAAATTACTCCGTCAAAAATGTTGACTTTTTATGAAAAAGGATATACTTACAAAATGGACATTGAACAGAATGTAAAAGGGAGAAAAATCCAATTTGTGAAATTGATTCCAATCGATTCAAAAGCAGAAATCAAGGACATTCTTTTAGGAATTGATGTTCAGACAAAACATATATACAAACTGATCCAAACGGACTCGAATGGAACATCGTATACTCTTACCGTAAATTCCTTTAAAACAAACCAACCTCTTTCCAAGACCTTATTTACCTTTGACGAAGCCAAATACAAAAAAGACGGATATTATATTAATAAGTTATAG
- a CDS encoding LptF/LptG family permease, with protein sequence MKILDRYILITYLKTFFSVFIILMFIFVLQTIWLYISELAGKDLDVWIIMKFLWYFAPKMMPLVLPLTILVTSLMVFGSFSENYEFAAMKSTGISLQRAMGSVMAFILLLSIVAYFFANSVIPYSEYKWQNLRRNIQQFQPSMVIAEGQFSQIGDMFNIKVENKSGNRGQFLEDIVIHKKNEKRPNGNFTVIIANNGELTSKEGSNTLSLILKDGNYYEDIQTTKTADQKKEPFAKSYFEEYAINIDLTALNNRDIDKDNKVENQSMYNISELRSEIDSLSNSYTYDLQSYTKNMYYRSGLEKFVVDGEDDIKEKPITTPISTNSILDIFKPAEKLQIVKLALNNTKGTLQTVEAKKVEFKAKTKQLNKNEIALHEKYTFGVACIILFFVGAPLGAIIRKGGMGLPMVIAILLFLTYHFIGIFAKNSAEDGTLAPFIAAWLNTAIMLPLGIWLTYRATTDQGIFDFDSFVQRIGRLFGIIIKKKKTEGVAPDSIT encoded by the coding sequence TTGAAAATACTGGACAGATATATATTGATTACTTATTTGAAGACGTTCTTTAGCGTCTTCATTATTTTAATGTTCATATTTGTCCTACAGACCATCTGGCTCTATATTTCAGAATTGGCGGGCAAGGATCTAGACGTTTGGATCATTATGAAATTCCTTTGGTATTTCGCTCCCAAAATGATGCCCTTGGTACTTCCGCTCACCATTCTAGTTACCTCACTAATGGTATTCGGAAGTTTTTCCGAAAATTATGAATTTGCCGCAATGAAATCCACAGGTATTTCCTTGCAAAGAGCAATGGGAAGCGTAATGGCCTTTATTCTATTGCTTTCAATCGTTGCATACTTTTTCGCCAATAGCGTTATACCTTATTCCGAATACAAATGGCAAAACCTAAGACGGAATATTCAACAATTCCAACCATCCATGGTTATTGCGGAAGGGCAATTCAGTCAGATAGGTGATATGTTCAATATTAAGGTAGAAAACAAATCGGGCAACAGAGGGCAATTTTTAGAAGATATCGTCATTCACAAAAAAAATGAAAAACGACCAAATGGCAATTTTACGGTTATAATCGCCAACAACGGCGAACTTACCAGTAAAGAGGGCAGCAATACGCTATCCTTGATTTTAAAAGATGGTAATTATTACGAGGATATTCAAACAACTAAGACTGCAGACCAAAAGAAAGAACCTTTTGCTAAAAGTTATTTTGAAGAATACGCCATAAATATTGACCTTACAGCCTTGAACAACAGGGATATTGATAAAGACAATAAGGTTGAAAACCAGAGCATGTACAATATCAGCGAATTACGCTCCGAAATAGATTCTCTTTCAAATAGCTATACATATGATTTACAATCGTATACCAAAAACATGTATTACCGCAGTGGTTTAGAGAAATTTGTCGTCGATGGCGAAGATGATATTAAGGAAAAACCAATAACCACTCCTATTTCGACAAATTCAATACTTGATATTTTTAAACCTGCAGAAAAATTACAAATTGTAAAACTTGCCCTCAATAATACTAAGGGAACCCTTCAGACTGTAGAGGCGAAAAAGGTAGAATTTAAGGCCAAGACCAAGCAATTGAACAAAAATGAAATTGCACTTCACGAAAAATACACTTTTGGGGTGGCTTGTATTATACTCTTTTTTGTAGGAGCACCCTTAGGAGCCATTATCCGAAAAGGTGGAATGGGATTGCCAATGGTAATTGCCATTCTATTATTTTTAACCTACCACTTTATCGGAATTTTCGCCAAAAACAGTGCGGAAGATGGTACCTTGGCTCCCTTCATCGCCGCTTGGCTAAATACTGCGATAATGCTTCCACTTGGTATTTGGCTTACATACAGAGCTACCACCGATCAAGGAATATTTGATTTTGATTCTTTTGTACAGCGCATTGGTAGGCTATTCGGGATTATAATCAAAAAGAAAAAAACGGAAGGAGTCGCACCCGATTCAATAACCTAA
- a CDS encoding diacylglycerol kinase — translation MWDTYTGKRLKGFQYAIKGAFLLLRYEASIQVQTAIAIIMTIAGFYFNISNIEWMIQILAIGLVISIEGLNTAAEEIADFVHPDFHNKIGFIKDVAAGAVFFAAVSAVIVGCIIYIPKF, via the coding sequence ATGTGGGATACATATACGGGAAAGCGCCTGAAAGGCTTCCAGTATGCCATAAAAGGTGCTTTTCTCTTACTCCGCTACGAAGCTAGTATCCAGGTGCAAACCGCGATTGCCATAATCATGACGATTGCCGGATTCTATTTTAATATATCCAATATTGAATGGATGATCCAGATTTTGGCGATAGGATTGGTAATTAGTATTGAAGGACTAAATACTGCCGCTGAAGAAATCGCAGATTTTGTTCACCCCGATTTCCACAACAAGATTGGTTTTATTAAAGACGTGGCCGCGGGAGCAGTATTTTTCGCCGCAGTGTCGGCAGTTATCGTGGGCTGTATTATATATATTCCCAAATTTTAG
- a CDS encoding right-handed parallel beta-helix repeat-containing protein, producing the protein MKTKNFFQQGFLFLAIGLTTAITKGQAILTVDNSPGSVAAYSNLQTAHDAASAGDIIYVQPSGTGYGNLTISKAITIVGASHSEPTNISQIGTISITASDIILKGLSISSISTIGGGTVPYENIEIFENKIGSISIGNGVDQTIDNIVIQGNQINFIGQYNNAANVLITNNIIASITISNAATIVVSNNIFRSVYSNDINIYNYGLGTANLSNNMFIFSYPYGNTSVNLSGGPFQLSNNLFYNYYSSYPVSLAGNYSETESFFNTDPQFVNVDYAT; encoded by the coding sequence ATGAAAACAAAAAACTTTTTTCAGCAAGGCTTTCTATTTTTAGCAATAGGCCTAACCACGGCAATTACAAAAGGGCAAGCCATTCTCACCGTGGACAACTCTCCCGGCTCCGTGGCAGCTTATTCAAATCTTCAGACGGCCCACGATGCAGCCAGCGCCGGAGATATTATTTATGTGCAACCCTCGGGAACCGGTTATGGCAATTTAACTATTTCAAAAGCAATTACCATAGTGGGGGCTTCGCATAGCGAGCCTACCAATATCAGTCAAATAGGCACTATTTCCATAACCGCATCAGATATAATTTTAAAAGGTTTATCTATTTCTTCAATAAGCACAATTGGGGGCGGTACGGTACCTTATGAGAATATTGAGATTTTTGAGAATAAGATAGGTAGTATCTCTATAGGAAACGGGGTGGATCAAACCATTGATAACATTGTTATTCAGGGCAACCAAATTAATTTCATAGGACAATATAATAATGCTGCAAACGTGTTAATAACAAACAATATAATAGCAAGCATAACTATTTCCAATGCAGCGACTATTGTAGTGAGCAATAATATTTTCCGAAGTGTATATAGCAATGATATTAATATCTACAATTACGGATTGGGAACTGCAAATCTTTCGAATAATATGTTTATTTTTAGTTATCCTTATGGCAATACATCAGTCAATTTGTCTGGCGGTCCTTTCCAGCTGAGCAACAATCTTTTTTATAATTATTATTCTTCTTATCCTGTAAGCTTAGCAGGTAACTACAGTGAAACTGAAAGTTTTTTTAACACCGATCCCCAGTTTGTAAACGTAGATTATGCCACTTGA